The following are from one region of the Gambusia affinis linkage group LG02, SWU_Gaff_1.0, whole genome shotgun sequence genome:
- the pou4f1 gene encoding POU domain, class 4, transcription factor 1: MMSMNSKQPHFAMHPSLPEHKYTTLHSSSEAIRRACLQTPQLQSNIFASLDETLLARAEALAAVDIAVSQAKTHPFKPDATYHTMSTVPCSSTSTVPLAHHHHHHHHHHHQNLEPPDIMDHIGSPSLALMSSSHDGTGGGGGGGGGGGGGGLISTSSAHPHSHMHGLGHLSHQAMSMNSSLTHHGLLPGHHGGSQGGPGLTNPGLPSINDSDTDPRELEAFAERFKQRRIKLGVTQADVGSALANLKIPGVGSLSQSTICRFESLTLSHNNMIALKPILQAWLEEAEGAQREKMSKPDIFNGGEKKRKRTSIAAPEKRSLEAYFAVQPRPSSEKIAAIAEKLDLKKNVVRVWFCNQRQKQKRLKFSAAH, encoded by the exons ATGATGTCCATGAACAGCAAACAGCCGCACTTCGCCATGCATCCCTCCTTACCCGAGCACAAGTACACCACTCTGCATTCCAGCTCGGAAGCTATAAGGAGAGCCTGCCTGCAAACTCCACAG CTACAGAGCAACATATTCGCGAGTCTGGATGAGACCTTGCTGGCCCGGGCAGAGGCTTTGGCCGCCGTGGACATCGCCGTGTCCCAGGCCAAGACGCACCCGTTCAAACCGGACGCCACCTACCACACGATGAGCACGGTGCCATGCTCGTCGACGTCCACTGTGCCCTTGgcccaccaccaccatcatcaccaccaccaccaccaccagaaCCTGGAGCCTCCGGACATCATGGACCACATCGGCTCGCCGTCCCTCGCCCTGATGTCCAGCTCGCACGACGGGACAGGCGGAGGAGGTGGCGGGGGAGGCGGAGGTGGCGGCGGAGGGCTCATCTCCACCTCCTCTGCCCACCCGCATTCCCACATGCACGGTTTGGGTCACCTATCCCACCAGGCAATGAGCATGAACTCGTCGCTCACCCACCACGGGCTCTTACCGGGCCATCACGGTGGAAGCCAAGGCGGCCCAGGGCTCACAAACCCCGGACTTCCCTCCATCAATGACTCGGACACAGACCCAAGGGAGCTGGAGGCTTTCGCGGAGCGCTTCAAGCAGCGGAGGATCAAGCTGGGGGTGACCCAGGCGGACGTGGGCAGCGCTCTGGCTAATCTCAAAATCCCCGGTGTGGGCTCGCTGAGTCAAAGTACAATTTGTCGATTTGAGTCCTTAACTCTGTCCCACAACAACATGATTGCGCTCAAACCCATCCTTCAGGCCTGGCTGGAGGAGGCCGAGGGGGCCCAGAGGGAGAAAATGAGCAAACCTGACATTTTCAACGGCGGGGAAAAGAAACGGAAGAGGACCTCGATAGCAGCCCCGGAAAAGAGGTCTTTGGAGGCTTACTTCGCCGTACAGCCTCGGCCGTCCTCCGAGAAAATAGCGGCTATAGCTGAAAAGTTGGacttgaaaaaaaatgtggtgcGAGTGTGGTTTTGTAACCAAAGACAGAAGCAGAAAAGGTTGAAATTTTCAGCTGCTCACTGA
- the obi1 gene encoding ORC ubiquitin ligase 1, giving the protein MFSGNMAHIYQTSTLSLTLPISCQICLGKVKQPVICANHHVFCSCCMEMWLKKANQCPTCRVPITAENPCREIIGGTNDGDYSESPSMRKCLRKTRGELLLQEYEEEIDGLIRENEELKSKNQSLEDQLKTALLPCNLNTEQPDDKRVSLFVVEEWKNKLQAATDVCDKIKQDMDKMREANKTLRSQNVDLVQENMRLKAEVASRSPQKFGRYTVAALEAKIQQYERDVDHLKRALDRSDQYIEELESRVRKSENRQLETQEALGTNKGATDVLLQQQKFSMMMRSLSDNERRSICSNPETECRTFSMNHSLVFLPSADHKEFYRNVPGEQKNEDSESISSDFLPSTPSSAFRSLTLRSPGIREKKVAFKPVSHLRRLDFEEYASQGKASAALEKKINSLEKFPKGLYQTEMESSKSAFWGSWQRSSLRDMSHPGPNKENLAKGAASATLIREEPDSLQMSSEASMDAAYLDKISELDSMMHDGESSSSRGSQFLASSPQIDLDNILVPEQQTCPDTFTDNNGKPAIPEENKNHCTDTNKDSDLNVSVAPTGSDKKSFAAQVSDGMDGAHVSGSAKHAGPSLTEEMSFDLLFDPLDEIKTAPSDSLSPETQHQDQDHVNPSFSSGCTSSKPVNTTRERSALNGCQPVKRKSHSPFNTSSPTKLSKLM; this is encoded by the exons CTCGTGCTGCATGGAGATGTGGTTAAAGAAAGCCAACCAGTGTCCCACCTGCAGAGTACCCATCACAGCCGAGAACCCGTGCAGGGAAATAATCG GAGGGACAAATGATGGCGATTACAGCGAGAGCCCCTCTATGAGGAAATGTCTGAGGAAAACCAGAGGAGAACTGCTTCTACAAGAGTATGAG GAAGAGATTGATGGACTCATCAGAGAAAACGAGGAGCTGAAATCAAAAAATCAAAGTCTGGAAGACCAACTTAAGACTGCTTTGCTCCCGTGCAACCTCAACACAGAGCAGCCAGATGACAAGAGAGTTTCGCTGTTTGTGGTGGAggaatggaaaaacaaactccaaGCTGCCACAGATGTTTGTGATAAGATAAAACAGGATATGGACAAGATGAGAGAG GCAAATAAGACTTTGCGATCTCAAAATGTTGACCTTGTGCAAGAGAATATGAGACTGAAAGCAGAGGTGGCAAGCAGATCTCCTCAGAA GTTTGGCCGCTACACTGTGGCAGCCCTGGAAGCTAAGATTCAGCAGTACGAGCGCGATGTCGATCACCTGAAACGCGCTCTTGATCGCAGCGACCAGTACATCGAGGAGCTGGAATCTCGTGTCAGGAAGTCTGAGAACAGACAGCTTGAGACTCAAGAAGCTCTTGGGACTAACAAAGGCGCAACTGACGTTCTCCTGCAGCAACAAAAGTTCAGTATGATGATGAGAAGCTTGAGCGACAACGAGAGAAGGTCCATCTGCAGCAATCCAGAAACGGAGTGTCGAACATTTTCAATGAATCACAGTTTGGTGTTCCTGCCGTCAGCAGATCACAAGGAGTTTTACAGAAATGTGCCTGGAGAGCAGAAGAACGAGGACTCCGAAAGCATTTCCTCTGACTTCTTGCCCAGCACTCCTTCCTCTGCTTTCCGCTCACTGACCTTGAGAAGCCCTGGCATCCGTGAGAAGAAAGTTGCATTTAAACCTGTCTCTCACCTGAGAAGGCTCGATTTCGAAGAATATGCTAGCCAGGGGAAGGCTAGCGCAgccttggagaaaaaaatcaacagccTGGAAAAGTTTCCTAAAGGTTTATATCAAACGGAAATGGAATCCTCCAAATCTGCCTTCTGGGGCTCCTGGCAGCGATCAAGTTTGCGGGACATGTCACACCCAGGTCCAAATAAAGAGAACTTAGCAAAGGGAGCTGCATCTGCTACTCTTATCAGAGAGGAGCCCGATAGTTTACAAATGTCCAGTGAGGCATCTATGGATGCAGCTTACCTGGACAAAATATCAGAGTTGGACTCCATGATGCACGATGGAGAGAGCTCGAGTAGCCGGGGATCCCAGTTCTTGGCTTCCTCCCCTCAAATAGACTTGGATAACATTCTTGTCCCAGAGCAGCAAACCTGCCCTGACACCTTTACTGACAATAACGGCAAACCTGCGATTCCAGAGGAGAATAAGAACCACTGTACAGACACTAACAAGGATAGTGATTTGAATGTCAGTGTTGCTCCAACAGGCTCTGACAAGAAAAGCTTTGCTGCTCAGGTGTCGGATGGGATGGATGGTGCCCACGTTTCTGGCTCCGCAAAGCATGCAGGGCCTTCCCTGACTGAAGAAATGTCGTTTGACTTGTTGTTTGATCCTCTGGATGAGATTAAGACTGCTCCCTCTGACTCCCTCAGTCCAGAAACCCAACACCAGGATCAGGATCATGTGAACCCTTCATTCTCCTCTGGCTGCACTAGTAGTAAGCCTGTGAACACAACAAGAGAGAGAAGTGCGCTGAACGGTTGCCAGCCAGTAAAGAGAAAGTCACACAGTCCCTTCAACACAAGCAGTCCCACCAAACTTTCAAAGCTCATGTAA